The nucleotide sequence AAGGGGTACGAACGACGCTTCAGCCGCGTCGAGGAAACCGGCGATCTCATCCACAGATTCGCCCTTGATGCGCATCGATAACAAAATGCCGCCCAGCTCCAGGTCCGACACGCGGCCCTCGAGCATGGCGCGGTAGAGGGCGCGGGCATCCATGCGCGTCATGCTGCGCGCGCCATTCTTGCCGCGTCCTATTTCTTTGATGAAACGTGCAGCGGGGAATGGCTCGCCGGCCACGTCAGTATGGGGTATGGAAACAGTCGTCATGGCGCCAGCTTACACGGATTTTTCCCCGTGCAGACGGGCTGGCGGATGGCTTAGGCGCCAATGCAACAGTCTTCCAAGCTATTTTTTTACGAATTTGCATCGCGTCTGCATCCGTACGCGCCGCCGCTACGTATAAGACTGCATGGGAGGACTCATCATGGAACACGCGATCAAACAGGAAACGGCCTTCGTCGGCATCGAAACGAGCAAGCTGCTGCTGAAAGCCGTGCTGCTCTCGGGCGGCGAAGTACTGTGCAAGGTGCTGGAAAACGACATGGCCGGCTACCGCTGGCTGCGCAGCTGGCTGCAAAGGAACGACGTCACCATCACGGGCTTGCGCGTCTGCATGCGCCTCGACATGCCGTACAGCGAGGTTCCTGCCCGCGTGCTGGCGGACATGGGCATGCTGGTCTGCGATGCCCAGCCCTCGCAACTGGAAGAATATATACGCGGCCAAGGCTTGCCCGAGGACGCGGGGCGCAGCGCCGTGGTGCTGGCCAACTACTGCGAGGACAGGCGCCCTGCGCACTGGACGCCGCCATCGCCCGCCTACGTGGAGCTGCGCCTGTGGCTGCGCCGCCTGCACGCCATCGAAGGCGTGCGCAAGCAGGAGTCGGCGCGCCTCGATGCCCATCTGCAGGCGGGCCAGCATGCGCTGCACGCCCTGTTGCGCCAGCAGGTTGCCTGCCTGGACGCGCAGATACGCCAGCATGAAACGGCGATACTCGAGCATGTGCGGCGCCATCCCGGCCTGCCCCGGCCACCCGAGCTGGCCGGCAACTACCAGCGCATCGCCCGCTACAGCTTTGGCGCCAGCCTGGCCGGCGGCCATTGAGCGCCCGGGAGCAAGGGGCCGGCGGCGTGCCGGCCCTGCCATAAAAACAACTCATGCATTCCCGTTTTGGCCCCATCCCCGCCGCCAGGCCGCATTTCCGCTACACTATTGCCTCTTAAAGAACGCAATAGCGAAAGCCGAGCCAGAATCATGAATACGCCAGACATCGAAAATATCAACGTCACCTCCTTCGCGCCCATGCCAACACCGGCAGAACTGCACGCCAAGCTGCCCCTGTCGGAGAGCGCCTTCGACACCGTCAGCCGCGGCCGCGAAGCGCTGCGCAACATCATCGACCGCAAGGACCAGCGTCTGTTCGTCGTCGTCGGTCCGTGCTCCATCCACGACCCCGTCGCCGGCCTCGATTACGCGCGCCGCCTGAAAGCGCTGCAAGAGGAAGTCAAAGATACGATGCTGCTGGTGATGCGCGTATATTTCGAAAAACCGCGTACCACCACGGGCTGGAAAGGCTATATCAACGACCCGTACATGGACGACTCGTTCAAGGTCAACGAAGGCATGGAAAAGGCGCGCCAGTTCCTGCTCGACGTGTGCGAACTGGGCCTGCCCACCGCCACCGAAGCGCTGGACCCCATCTCGCCGCAATACCTGGGCGACCTGATCGCCTGGACCGCCATCGGCGCACGCACCACGGAATCGCAGACGCACCGCGAAATGTCGTCCGGCCTGTCGACACCGGTGGGCTTCAAGAACGGTACCGATGGCGACATCAGCATCGCGGTGAACGCGATCTTGTCGTCGGCGCATCCGCACTCCTTCCTGGGCATTAACGCCGAAGGCAACGTCGCCATCGTGCGCACGCGCGGCAATGCGTATGGCCACGTGGTACTGCGCGGCGGCGACGGCCGCCCGAACTACGATTCGGTCTCGATCGCCATCGCCGAACAGGCACTGGCCAAGGCCAAGCTGCCGGCCAACCTGGTAGTCGACTGCTCGCATGCGAACAGCTATAAAAAACCGGAACTGCAACCGCTGGTGATGGCCGACGTGGTCAATCAGATCCGCCAGGGCAACCACTCGCTGGTGGGCGTGATGATCGAATCGAACATCGTCAGCGGCAACCAGAAGATTCCGCAAGACCTGTCGCAACTGACCTACGGCTGCTCCGTCACCGACGGCTGCATCGACTGGGATACGACGGCCACGATGCTGCGCGACGCGCATGCGCATCTGCTGAACCGTCCCAAGTAAGCAGCAAAGAGCCGGGGTCAGACCCCCGACCACGTTGGCGCTGACCCTTGCGCTAGCGGCATTGTGGGTCTGACCCCATATACCTATGCCATCTGCACATGCGGCAGCACGGCGTACGACCCGGCCAGTGCCTGTTCCGCCTTGCTGGCCGGGATATTCAGTTCATTGACGTCCAGGTAGATACGCCCGTCCATGATGCGCACGGCGTACAGGCGCGCCATGCCCTGCACGGGCGCCACCAGGCGGCCCGAATCGAGCTCGATGATCCAGCTGTTCTTCGGCCCCATCAGGTTTTTCTCCATCAGCACCCCGTGCGCCAGCGGGCCACCCAGGCAAGGCACCGTATCGAGCAGCGCGTACACCGTATCGTCAGCCGTGCGGAACAGCGCCACGCCCGGCAAATCCTGCCACGCAAGGCCCCGCTGCACCATGCGCGCACCCGCCAGCGGCATATCCTTCAGGCGGCAAATCATTTTCCATTGTTCTGGCATCGCGAACTCCCGTGAAAAAGGCACACGCTTGCCTAAGCAAAAGCGGTGCCAGTGCCGGCAAAGGCGCAAGTAGGGCGAAATACAAGGCAAAACGCCACTGCGGCGCACTGCGCAAGTGCACACTGCCGCCGAAATGGTGCGCCGGCCGCACGGTGGACTGCCCGGCTTTCCTTTACAATGGCGGATTACTCCTCCCTATTTAACACCTTCATGATTGTTCTTGGCGTCGAATCCTCCTGTGACGAAACCGGTCTGGCCTTGTACGACACGCAACGCGGCCTGCTGTCGCACGCCCTCTATTCGCAAGTAGCCATGCACGAGCAATATGGCGGCGTGGTGCCGGAACTGGCGTCGCGCGACCATATCCGCCGCGCCATCCCGCTGCTGGAAGAGACCTTGGCCAAGGCTGGCATCAGCCTGCCCGAAATCGACGCCATCGCCTACACGCAAGGCCCGGGTCTTGCCGGCGCGCTGCTGGTGGGTTCCTCCGTTGCCTGCAGCCTGGGCCTGGCCATCAACAAGCCGGTGCTCGGCATCCACCACCTGGAGGGCCATCTGCTGTCGCCGCTGCTGGCGTCCGAGCCGCCGGATTTCCCCTTCATCGCGCTGCTGGTGTCGGGCGGCCACACGCAGCTGATGCGCGTCGATGGCGTGGGCCAGTACACCATGCTGGGCGAAACACTCGATGATGCGGCCGGCGAGGCATTCGACAAGTCGGCCAAGCTGCTGGGCCTCGGTTATCCGGGCGGCCCCGCCATTTCGCGCCTGGCCGAATTCGGTGACCCGCTGGCGTATAAACTGCCGCGCCCGATGCTGCACTCGAAGGACTTCAATTTCAGTTTCTCCGGTTTGAAAACGGCCGTGCTGACGGTGGTGAAGAACCATGAAGAAAAAGTCATCGCGAATATCTGCGATCAGGACAAGGCGAATATCGCGCGCGGCTTCGTCGACGCCATCGTCGACGTGCTGACGGCCAAATGCGTGTCCGCCCTCAAGCACACGGGCTTGAAACGCCTGGTAATCGCCGGCGGCGTGGGCGCCAACGCACAGCTGCGCGCTTCGCTCAACGCGGCCGCCGCCAAGAAGCGCTTCAAGGTGTATTACCCGGAGCTGGAATTCTGTACCGATAACGGCGCCATGATCGCCTTCGCCGGCGCCATGCGCCTGCAAATCAATCCCGACGCCGCCAAGCACGATTATTCGTTCAATGTGCGCCCGCGCTGGCCGCTGGACGAAATCCGCGAAGTCTGATCACTCCAGCAGGAAGTTGCGCCCGCCCGCCAGGGCCGCGCCCTCTTCCACCGTTTCATCCTTCAAGTCCACGCCCGACAATTGCCGGCTGAATGCCTGCGACAGCAGGTAGTGCAGCCGGTACGCGGCCGGCGCATACGCCAGCCCCTCGGGGCGCACATTCGAGATGCAGTTGCGGCGCTCGTCCAGCAAGCCTACTTTTGGGGCCCACGTCAGGTACAGGCCCAGGCTGTCAGGGGAACTCAGGCCCGGCCGCTCGCCGATCAGCACCAGCACAGCCTTCGCTTGCAGCAATTGCCCCACCTCGTCGCCGATGGCCACCCGCCCCTGCGCCACGATATGCAGCGGCGACAGCGTCCACGCCTCCAGCGCCAGCCGTTCGCGCAAGGCGGCCAGAAATGGCGCCGCGTGGCGCTGCACGGCCAGCGCCGACAGGCCATCTGCCGCCACCAGCGCCAGGTCTACTCCCTTGGAGCCACCTACCAGCCGCGCGTGTGAAACGTCATCGAGCCGGCGCCCCAGGTCGGGCCGCTGCAGGTAGATGGCACGCGTGGCGGCGGCGCTATGCAGCTGCACGCAGTCTTGCCCTTGCGCGGCCAAGGCGCGTGCCAGTGCCTCGCCATCGAGCGCCAGATGCACGGCATCGCGCGCCTGGGCGTGGGCCAGCTGGAACGCCAGTTGCGCGCGGGTCGGCACGCTGACGCCGCAGCGTCCCAGCGCGATGCGCGCGACCGTATGCCGGCGCAAGGCTTGCCAGTCACTACCGACACCAATATCCGTTTTAGCCATACAGCCTCCCTGCAAGCGCGTATCCTTGCTACACTGCGCCGCAATTCCAGTTTATCACCGTCACTCACCACGCCAGGAACGCCATGATTGTTGCCGCCGATGCCGCGCAGTGGGACCAGCTGTACGATTTGCCTTTGCTCGAGCGCCTTGGGCCCGCCCAGGATGAAGTTATCGCCCATGTGGCGCAAGTCAATGCCTCCACCGGCGTCGCCGCGCAGCCCACTTCCAAGCAGGTAGACGCTGATTTCCATGCCGACGTGCGCGCGGCCATGGCCACCATGCCGGCCTCCGTGCAGGCGCTGCTCGACGGCGTGCTGCTGGGAGTGGGCTTTGCGCGACAGCTGGGTTCCTCGGCCATCAGCGACATCGTCGTCAGTAGCGAGGGCGTGATCCTGGGCGTAGTGGTGGCGCTCGACGTGGAAGCGTTCGAGGCGCGCACGGCCAATGCCTGGGCCACCTGGAAGGAGAACACGCCCTTCACGCCGCAAGATGGTTATCGCCTTGAAGCGCAGATCGCAGCACCCGAGGACGACAACCGCCAGCGCGCACTGCAATACTTGCTGCTGCACGAATTCGGCCATGTGCTGGCCGCCGGCCGGGGCTTGCTGCCCGAATGGTGGAACGCCGCGAAGGCCATGCGCAGTGCGCACGACTACCACTACCTGCCGCTGACCTGGCAGATCACGCCAGCACTGCAGGTCGTGCCCCTGCCAGGCAACGATTTCTCCCTGCGCGCAGACGTCGTGTATTACCAGGCGCCGCGCCTGGCCGCCAGCCAGATGCGCGACGCGTATGCGCAGCTGCAGGGCACGAACTTCGCCACCCTGTATGCGGCCACCAGCATGCATGAAGACTTTGCCGAATCTTTCGCCAGCTATGTGCACGCCGTCATGCTGGGCCAGCCCCAGCACATCCGCATTTTTCACAATAACGCCCTGCTGCTGCAGTTCGACGGCTACTGGAAAACAGAACGCAGCAAGGCCAAGCGCCGGCTGCTGAAGCAGTTATTGGGCAAGTGATCAGTTAGCGGCGCAATCACCGGCAGCTGCCCGCGCCAGCATGGCGCGAAACGCCATAAAGACCTTCTGCATGACCGGACGCTTGTACGGATACAGGGCTTCGGCATCCATGGCGTGTACGATCATGGCGTTGTCTGCTTCGAACACCAGCAATTCACCGTCACGCGTTTCAGCGCAATCGATGCCCAGATAAGGCATGCCCATGCGTGCATTGATGGCACACAAGGCAGCCGCATGACGCCGCGCAAATTCCTCGTCAAAATGCGCCATGCACCGGGCCTCCTCGGCGCGCTTGGCCGCGCTTTCCTCCATGCCCGCGTTCAGGTAATGAATCATCCAGTGCGAGGACACGGCGTAGTGGCAGATGTACGGCATGCCGTCGATCAGCACGATGCGGTACTTTCGGAACTGGCCATCCTCGCTGCGGTAGTCGACAAAGCGGGCGATGTAAAAGAGTGGTGCGTCGACGGCCTGCAGATAGGCGTGCAAGTCGCTGGCGTGCTCCATCTTTTCCAGGTCGTGGCCCGCGTGCGAACCGAGGGGCCGCACGATCAGGGGAAAGGCGTCGCCGGGCAGCACGGCATCGAGCGGCAATTCCCCCGCAGCTAGCGCCGCCAGCTCCGCGCGCGCGATGCGCACCGTGCGTGGCATGGCCACACCGGGAAAATCCTGCAGCTTCCCGCACAGGCCATCGCGCGAGGTATGTGCGATATGCTGGGGCAGGTTGATGACCGGGCGTGGCCAGTCCGCCACGAATTGCGCCAGCAGCGCCAGCAAGGGCTGGTTGGCGTCGGACTCGGCCACGCCCACCAGCAGCACGTCGTGATCCGGCACTTCTTCCGGCAAGGGGCCTTCCAGCGTCAGGTACAGCAGGTCGAGCGCCACGTCGGACTGCTCGACGAGAAACTCGATGGGCGTATTCGACATCAGGTCGCCTGGCCCCATCAGTACCAGCACGCGGATGCCAGGGCCAGATTGCGGCGCTTGCGCGGGCAGCGCATACAGCTGCTGCAAGTCGATCGCCTGCGCCTGCACGGCCAGCGCCATCTCGCGCTCGCCCTTCAATTGCAGCACGGTGGAAAAATCCAGGCAGGCGTGCGCGTCATCGGGATACGCTTGCGCGCGCGCCAGCAGCGCTTCGCCCAGCGGCGCCAGGTCTTCCTGCAGAAAGGCAAGGCGCATCAGGGGCGCCAGGCCGATCAGCGGCGCATATGGCGTGGCAGCGTGCAGCAGCAAATCGTTCATGTTGGCTTTCCTTTCAGGACAGGCGCGCGGCGCCGAAGCGCAGCACGCCCGCCAGCAGCGCATCGATATCCTCGGTGCGCGTACGGTGATTGACGATGGCGGCGCGGATGGCCAGCTGCCCGCCGATGGTGGTAGTCGATGGCGCCGCAATGCCAGACTCGTGCAAGTCGGCGACGATCTCGCCATTGAAGGCATCGCTGTCGCCGTCGGCGACGCCACGGTGGCGGAAGCAGACGATGTTCAGGGTCACGGGCGCCAGCAATTCCAGCTCCGGTGTGGCCGCTATCTGCTCGGCCAGGTAGCGCGCCAGCACGCAGGTGTGCGCGATGGCAGCGCCCATGCGTTCGGCGCCGTGTACCTTGAAAGTGAACCAGGTTTTCAGCGCACGGAAGCCACGCGACAGGTCGGGGCCGAAATCGCAGGGCCAGGGCGAGCCACCCGCCAGCCCACGCGTTTCGCGCCGCAGATAGGCCGCCGGAGCGGCAAACGCCGCCATATGCCGCGTGCCGTCACGCACCAGCAAAAAGCCCGCGTCATACGGCACTTGCCCCCACTTGTGAAAATCAAACGCCAGCGAGTCTGCCAGTTCAATGCCAGCCAGCAGGGGCGCTACCTGAGGCGACAGCATGCCCAGTGCCCCATAGGCGCCATCGACGTGGAACCACAGCTGTTCGTGCCTGGCCAATGCCGCCAGCGCCGATAAATCGTCGATGGCGCCCGTGTCCACGGTGCCGGCCGTGCCAGCGATAAAGAAGGGATGCAGGCCCGCCGCGCGGTCACGCGCGATGGTCTGCGCCAGGGCGGCGACGTCTATCTGCTGCCGCTCGTTGACGGCAATGCGGCGCAAGGCAGCCGTGCCCAGGCCGGACAGGTCCATCGCCTGCGCGATGCAGCCATGCGCGGCGGCCGAGGTGTACGCCACCAGCGGCGCGCCCTGCAAGCCATCCTGGCGGACCTCCATGCCCAGCGCCTGCGTGCGCGCCACCAGCACGCCCATCAAGTTGGCCATCGAGGTACCCGTGACGAACACGCCGCTGGCCGACTCGGGAAAGCCGAACAGTTCGGCCATCCAGCGGGTAATCTGGCGCTCCACTTCCACCGGCATCTGGTTGCGCCCGCCTACATTCGCATTCAGGCCGGCCGCCAGCATCTCGGCCAGCATGCCCACGGGCGTGCCGCCGCCATGCACCCAGCCCATGAAACCGGGATGCACATTGCCTACGGCGTAGGGCAGCACATCCTGCATGAAACTGGCGTGGGCCTCACCGAGCTCGCCCGGTGCGCGCGGTAACGGTTGCGCGAATGCCGCGCGGGCGCTGTCCGGCGCCGCCTGCCAAACAGGCCGCTGGCGAATTCGCTGTGCGTAGTCGAGCATGTCGTCGAGCATGCGATGGCTTTGCGCGCGAAACGCATCCCAGTCGTGCGGATCGAGGGAATCGGGGTCGGGTGGCAGCATGATGGCGTCGAATGGGGAGATCGCCGATTATCGCACCGGCGCACCCGCCCGGGGCGTCAATTTGCGCCGTTTTACGCCGGCAGCCGCCCCAGCGCCGCCTGGAAAGCGTACGCCAGCACCCGCTTCAGCCGGCCCTGCGCATCGGTGATCTGCATGTGCGCCAGCCAGGCCTCGAATTCGGGTGCGGGACGCAAGCCCAGCACGCGGCGCGCGTACAGGGCATCGTGGAACGAAGTGCTCTGGTAGCCAAGCATGATGTCGTCCGCGCCCGGCACGCCCATGACAAAATTGCAGCCGGCCACGCCCAGCATGGTCAGCAAGGCATCCATGTCATCCTGGTCCGCTTCCGCGTGGTTGGTGTAGCACACGTCGCAGCCCATGGGCAGCCCCAGCAGCTTGGCGCAGAAATGGTCTTCCAGCCCCGCACGCATGATCTGCTTGCCGTCATACAGATATTCGGGGCCGATGAAACCCACCACCGAATTGACCAGCAGCGGCTGATACGCGCGCGCCACAGCGTACGCGCGCGCCTCGCACGTTTGCTGGTCCATGCCGTGGTGGGCGCCGGCCGACAGGGCACTGCCCTGCCCCGTCTCGAAATACATGACATTGTTGCCCACCGTGCCGCGTCCCAGCGACAGGGCCGCCGCCTGCCCCTCGGCCAGCAGCGCCAGGTCGATGCCGAAGCTGCGGTTGGCCGCCTGCGTGCCCGCCACCGACTGAAACACCAGGTCGACGGGTGCGCCGCGGCGTATCGCCTCGAGGGTGTTGGTGATGTGCGTGAGCACGCAGGACTGGGTGGGTATTTGATACTGGTCGATGACGGCGTCGAGCAAGTGCAGCAGCGAGACCACCTGCGCCACATTGTCGGTGGCGGGATTGATGCCGATCACGGCGTCGCCGCTGCCCAGCTGCAGGCCATCGAGGATGGAGGCGGCAATGCCCGTGGCGTCGTCCGTCGGGTGGTTCGGCTGCAGCCGCGTGGACAAGCGGTTTTCCAGGCCCAGCGTATTGCGAAAGGCCGTGACGACCTGGCACTTGCGGGCCACCAGTACCAGGTCCTGCAAGCGCATCAGTTTCGAGACGGCCGCCGCCATTTCCGGCGTGATGCCGGCGGCGATGCGGGACAGTAGCGCCGTATCCGTCGCGTCATCGAGCAGCCAGTCGCGAAAGTCGCCCACGCAAAGGTGAGAAATCGGCGCAAAGGCGGCGCGCGCATGCGAGTCGATGATCAGGCGCGTGACTTCATCATCTTCATACGGCACCAGCACCTCGTTGAGGAACAGCGATAGCGGCACCTCCGCCAGCGCCAGTTGCGCCGCCACCCGCTCCCGCGCGCTCGATGCCGCCACGCCGGCAAGCACATCGCCCGAACGGGGCGGCGTGGCCTTTGCCAGCAGCTCCTTCAGGCTGGCGAACGCATAGGTATGCTTGTCTATCGTATGACTGAAGCGGGGCATGGTTCGGTTCCTCCATGCCCCATTCTACGCCAGGCTACAGGCTGCGCAGCGCCCCTTCCAGCTGTGGATAGCGGAAGACAAAGCCGTCGGCCAGCAAACGGTGCGGTGCGACCCTTTGACCTTCCACCAGCAAGTCGGCCTGCTCGCCCAGCAAGGCGCGCATGGCGAAGGCCGGCGTGGGCATGAAGCTGGGCCGGTGCAGTACCGCGCCCGCCACCTGGGCGAAGCGGCGCTGCTCGATGGCTTCCGGCGCGCAGAAGTTGTACGCGCCGCTCACCGCGCCTTGTTCGCTGCGGCGCGCCAGGTAAGCGACACCGCGGATCACGTCGCGCACATGCACCCACGATACCCATTGCTTGCCGCTGCCGAGCGGGCCACCCACGCCGAAGCGGATCGGCAAGAGCATCTGCGGCAGCGAACCCTGGTGGCCGAAGACGAGACCAAAGCGCATGCAGCCCACCTGCACGCCAAATTTCTCCGCCTGGCGCGCGGCCGCTTCCCATTCCTGGCACAGCTGCGACATGAAGATGGCTTGCGGCGCGCTCTCCTCCGTCAATTCCGTCGCGTCGCCCTGCGGCTGCACGCCGTAGTAACCGATGGCCGACGCGGACAGCAGCACCCTCGGCTTGTGCTGCGCGCGGGCGATCCACGCCACCAGGTCCTGCGTCAGCACCACGCGGCTGCGGCGCAGGGCAGCCTTGCGCGCGTCCGTCCAACGCTTCCCGACGATGCGCGCGCCGGCCAGGTTGACCACCATATCGATGCGCTGCGCGTCCGATAATTCGTTCAGCGACTGGATGCAGCGCAGCTTGCCGTCGAAGGTCCACGCGGCCTGCTTCGGCTGGCGCGTCAGCACCGTCACCGCGTGGCCGTCGGCCAGCAGGGCGCTGACCAACTGCTGGCCGATGAAACCCGTGGCGCCCGTCACCAGCACGGACTGTGGCGCGGCGGCAAAGCTCAGGTGTTCCTCTTGCTCTGCCGTCTCCTGTACCTTGCGCCGGCCCAACTGCCACACGGCATACGCGTCGCGCAGGCCGGACAGGCCCACGCCCACGCCACACAGGGCCAGGAAGACGCTGAGCCAGCCATAAGGCTGCCACACGAGGGCCGTCGGCAGGCTCGCCCACTGGCTGCTGTTCAGGGCCAGCAGGGCGATGAAGGCGCCCGCGTTGATCGCCAGCACCGTGTGCGTGACCCGCTCCGTGGCGGGCAAGAGGCGGGTCTGGTCTTCGACGACGAAGTCCCACAGGGTCAGCACGATTTCCACGCCAAACACGATCACCAGTACCCAGGCCCAGGCGCCATGCCATTCCCAGGCGGCCAGGCCGACGAACAGCAGGCTGTAGATCAGCGCACGCGTGGCATGGATGGTCAATTCCAGGCGCGCCGACGCCTTTTGCGGCAGCGCTTCCGTGATTTCATGGTGGTAGATGGTGTCGAAGGCGCCCAGGCAGCCTTGCGCCGCCATCAGTTGCAGGGCCAGCAGATGCGTATTCATGGTGTGTCCTTGTGAAGGGTGGGCGCCGCGCTTTCGCGGAACACGCCGACCTGGGTGAAGGTGGTGCCGAACAGGGCATGGCGGATTTCGATGCGGATGTTGAACTGCTGCGGCGTGTCGTTGCGGTGGCAGAGATAGGTCTTGCCTGGCGTGAGCACCCCGGGAAGTGGCATCCGCCAGCCGAAAAGATCGAGAAAATAGCCATCGCTGGTGAAGTGCAGGTTGCCATCTTCGACATGCAGCACCAGCTTCATGCCCAGCCCCATACCCACGTATTCGAGCACTTCGCCCTGTGCGCTTTCCGCCATGTAGGACGTGAAGCAGATGGGCGCGCGCCCGTGCAGACGGTAGGTGCGCTGCTTGAAGATGAAGGGGCAGCCGGGACGTGAATAGACTTCGATATCGACGGGGAAGTCGTGGTCGTCGTACGGAATCAGCGCGCCATCGATGAAGGGACGCGTCAGCCATCCCAGCACCTTGCCCAGGCGCGAACTGGTGAGTTCACTGAGTTCGCCCTGGTAATACAGGGGCTGGCCCGGCGCTGGATTTTTCTCGAAGCGGCGGCGGATGTCCGGATGCAGGGTGAGCCACTGCTCGCCCATCACCTTCCTGAACAGCTCTCCTTCGGAAGGCCCGTTCATGACTTGCCCGGCTTTTTCGATTTCGCCGGCTTGTCGTCCGGACTGAGGAACTTGGCCACCTTGCCGCCCATGGAGAGCATGCGCTGCAGGGTGGCCGGCGGCAGGTTTTTATAGTCGCTGTAAGTGCTGCTGAGCATTTCCAGGAAGGCCAGCACTTCGCCCATGCGTTCCAGGGTGGCCCGCGGAATGGCCGCATCGTGCTCGCCCTCGATCGCGCACTCGCGCAGCACCGTCAGGGTGGGATCGATCTCGCGCCGCTTGCGTTCCTCCATGATGACCCGGAAGATTTCCCACACATCCTGCAGGGCGACGAAATGGTCGCGCCGGTCTTTCAATACATGCGTGATGCGCACCAGGCCCCAGCTTTGCAATTCCTTCAGGCTGTTGCTGAC is from Janthinobacterium sp. 61 and encodes:
- the eutC gene encoding ethanolamine ammonia-lyase subunit EutC, with translation MAKTDIGVGSDWQALRRHTVARIALGRCGVSVPTRAQLAFQLAHAQARDAVHLALDGEALARALAAQGQDCVQLHSAAATRAIYLQRPDLGRRLDDVSHARLVGGSKGVDLALVAADGLSALAVQRHAAPFLAALRERLALEAWTLSPLHIVAQGRVAIGDEVGQLLQAKAVLVLIGERPGLSSPDSLGLYLTWAPKVGLLDERRNCISNVRPEGLAYAPAAYRLHYLLSQAFSRQLSGVDLKDETVEEGAALAGGRNFLLE
- the tsaD gene encoding tRNA (adenosine(37)-N6)-threonylcarbamoyltransferase complex transferase subunit TsaD, producing MIVLGVESSCDETGLALYDTQRGLLSHALYSQVAMHEQYGGVVPELASRDHIRRAIPLLEETLAKAGISLPEIDAIAYTQGPGLAGALLVGSSVACSLGLAINKPVLGIHHLEGHLLSPLLASEPPDFPFIALLVSGGHTQLMRVDGVGQYTMLGETLDDAAGEAFDKSAKLLGLGYPGGPAISRLAEFGDPLAYKLPRPMLHSKDFNFSFSGLKTAVLTVVKNHEEKVIANICDQDKANIARGFVDAIVDVLTAKCVSALKHTGLKRLVIAGGVGANAQLRASLNAAAAKKRFKVYYPELEFCTDNGAMIAFAGAMRLQINPDAAKHDYSFNVRPRWPLDEIREV
- a CDS encoding aspartate aminotransferase family protein; translation: MLPPDPDSLDPHDWDAFRAQSHRMLDDMLDYAQRIRQRPVWQAAPDSARAAFAQPLPRAPGELGEAHASFMQDVLPYAVGNVHPGFMGWVHGGGTPVGMLAEMLAAGLNANVGGRNQMPVEVERQITRWMAELFGFPESASGVFVTGTSMANLMGVLVARTQALGMEVRQDGLQGAPLVAYTSAAAHGCIAQAMDLSGLGTAALRRIAVNERQQIDVAALAQTIARDRAAGLHPFFIAGTAGTVDTGAIDDLSALAALARHEQLWFHVDGAYGALGMLSPQVAPLLAGIELADSLAFDFHKWGQVPYDAGFLLVRDGTRHMAAFAAPAAYLRRETRGLAGGSPWPCDFGPDLSRGFRALKTWFTFKVHGAERMGAAIAHTCVLARYLAEQIAATPELELLAPVTLNIVCFRHRGVADGDSDAFNGEIVADLHESGIAAPSTTTIGGQLAIRAAIVNHRTRTEDIDALLAGVLRFGAARLS
- a CDS encoding nitrite reductase (NAD(P)H) small subunit, producing MPEQWKMICRLKDMPLAGARMVQRGLAWQDLPGVALFRTADDTVYALLDTVPCLGGPLAHGVLMEKNLMGPKNSWIIELDSGRLVAPVQGMARLYAVRIMDGRIYLDVNELNIPASKAEQALAGSYAVLPHVQMA
- a CDS encoding TIGR01777 family oxidoreductase gives rise to the protein MNTHLLALQLMAAQGCLGAFDTIYHHEITEALPQKASARLELTIHATRALIYSLLFVGLAAWEWHGAWAWVLVIVFGVEIVLTLWDFVVEDQTRLLPATERVTHTVLAINAGAFIALLALNSSQWASLPTALVWQPYGWLSVFLALCGVGVGLSGLRDAYAVWQLGRRKVQETAEQEEHLSFAAAPQSVLVTGATGFIGQQLVSALLADGHAVTVLTRQPKQAAWTFDGKLRCIQSLNELSDAQRIDMVVNLAGARIVGKRWTDARKAALRRSRVVLTQDLVAWIARAQHKPRVLLSASAIGYYGVQPQGDATELTEESAPQAIFMSQLCQEWEAAARQAEKFGVQVGCMRFGLVFGHQGSLPQMLLPIRFGVGGPLGSGKQWVSWVHVRDVIRGVAYLARRSEQGAVSGAYNFCAPEAIEQRRFAQVAGAVLHRPSFMPTPAFAMRALLGEQADLLVEGQRVAPHRLLADGFVFRYPQLEGALRSL
- a CDS encoding RimK family alpha-L-glutamate ligase; the encoded protein is MNDLLLHAATPYAPLIGLAPLMRLAFLQEDLAPLGEALLARAQAYPDDAHACLDFSTVLQLKGEREMALAVQAQAIDLQQLYALPAQAPQSGPGIRVLVLMGPGDLMSNTPIEFLVEQSDVALDLLYLTLEGPLPEEVPDHDVLLVGVAESDANQPLLALLAQFVADWPRPVINLPQHIAHTSRDGLCGKLQDFPGVAMPRTVRIARAELAALAAGELPLDAVLPGDAFPLIVRPLGSHAGHDLEKMEHASDLHAYLQAVDAPLFYIARFVDYRSEDGQFRKYRIVLIDGMPYICHYAVSSHWMIHYLNAGMEESAAKRAEEARCMAHFDEEFARRHAAALCAINARMGMPYLGIDCAETRDGELLVFEADNAMIVHAMDAEALYPYKRPVMQKVFMAFRAMLARAAAGDCAAN
- a CDS encoding ethanolamine ammonia-lyase subunit EutB, which gives rise to MPRFSHTIDKHTYAFASLKELLAKATPPRSGDVLAGVAASSARERVAAQLALAEVPLSLFLNEVLVPYEDDEVTRLIIDSHARAAFAPISHLCVGDFRDWLLDDATDTALLSRIAAGITPEMAAAVSKLMRLQDLVLVARKCQVVTAFRNTLGLENRLSTRLQPNHPTDDATGIAASILDGLQLGSGDAVIGINPATDNVAQVVSLLHLLDAVIDQYQIPTQSCVLTHITNTLEAIRRGAPVDLVFQSVAGTQAANRSFGIDLALLAEGQAAALSLGRGTVGNNVMYFETGQGSALSAGAHHGMDQQTCEARAYAVARAYQPLLVNSVVGFIGPEYLYDGKQIMRAGLEDHFCAKLLGLPMGCDVCYTNHAEADQDDMDALLTMLGVAGCNFVMGVPGADDIMLGYQSTSFHDALYARRVLGLRPAPEFEAWLAHMQITDAQGRLKRVLAYAFQAALGRLPA
- a CDS encoding 3-deoxy-7-phosphoheptulonate synthase — encoded protein: MNTPDIENINVTSFAPMPTPAELHAKLPLSESAFDTVSRGREALRNIIDRKDQRLFVVVGPCSIHDPVAGLDYARRLKALQEEVKDTMLLVMRVYFEKPRTTTGWKGYINDPYMDDSFKVNEGMEKARQFLLDVCELGLPTATEALDPISPQYLGDLIAWTAIGARTTESQTHREMSSGLSTPVGFKNGTDGDISIAVNAILSSAHPHSFLGINAEGNVAIVRTRGNAYGHVVLRGGDGRPNYDSVSIAIAEQALAKAKLPANLVVDCSHANSYKKPELQPLVMADVVNQIRQGNHSLVGVMIESNIVSGNQKIPQDLSQLTYGCSVTDGCIDWDTTATMLRDAHAHLLNRPK